In a genomic window of Cytobacillus sp. FSL H8-0458:
- a CDS encoding methylmalonyl-CoA mutase family protein, with amino-acid sequence MSLEKMIEEKFPQQTNEDWEQSAEKALKGKSLGTLSRNTYENIKLKPLYSREDLTDNPLSQYPGAEDFRRGSYASGYLREEWKAAQKLNASASEELAEKLHDAVAKGQTALAFQPEQLTNPEKISIAVGELYKKYPFSVDAGQNHHQLIEELAKLSESEKITGYIAADPLAIAAADKMNDRSIDELYGKLNETANAAAEHMPSLKTIMVNTAIYHNGGANAVQELAFALAAGVNHLQYFFGKGKKLEEILSKMLFKFAVGSNFFMEIAKLRAARVLWGKVAEVYGAERDSKKMVIAAETSSFTKSAYDSYVNMLRAGNEAFAAVLGGVQYLHVSPYNEPEGAPSPFSDRIARNTQLILMEEAHLLKVSDPSGGSWYVEHLTNELIDKAWELFLEIEELGGMAEALQTGWVQSQISQVLEKKQKDVHTRKQSIIGTNIYASPDEKPLQTEAETIENSKNVIKPIPQVRLSESFEGLRSLSERLQEKGIRPQAGLICLGELKNHKARADFIAGFLAPGGVNAVRSGSVENPEDAKAFIQETNCRHYFICGSNDQYESMAVPLIKQLKEDFPSAAIYLAGLPEERKRDEYKDAGISGYIHVKSDCYETLLTMLNEMEVANNGR; translated from the coding sequence ATGTCATTAGAGAAAATGATTGAAGAAAAATTCCCGCAGCAGACTAATGAAGACTGGGAACAAAGTGCAGAAAAAGCTCTTAAAGGGAAATCCTTAGGGACATTATCACGAAATACATATGAAAACATAAAATTGAAACCGCTTTATTCCAGAGAAGACCTCACCGATAACCCTTTATCTCAGTATCCTGGTGCAGAAGACTTCAGAAGGGGCTCATATGCTTCCGGATACCTGAGAGAAGAATGGAAGGCTGCCCAGAAACTTAATGCGTCAGCTTCCGAAGAGCTGGCAGAAAAACTCCATGATGCCGTAGCGAAAGGGCAGACAGCGCTGGCTTTCCAGCCAGAACAGTTAACTAATCCAGAGAAGATCAGCATCGCTGTTGGAGAACTTTATAAAAAATATCCTTTCAGTGTGGATGCCGGTCAAAATCACCATCAATTAATAGAAGAACTTGCGAAATTAAGTGAAAGCGAAAAAATCACAGGATATATTGCAGCAGACCCGCTTGCGATTGCTGCTGCAGACAAAATGAACGATCGCTCAATCGATGAACTTTACGGAAAGTTGAATGAAACGGCCAATGCGGCAGCTGAACATATGCCAAGCCTGAAAACCATCATGGTAAATACTGCTATTTATCATAATGGAGGCGCGAATGCCGTCCAGGAACTTGCTTTTGCATTGGCAGCAGGAGTAAACCACCTGCAATATTTTTTTGGAAAAGGCAAAAAACTAGAAGAAATACTATCCAAAATGCTATTTAAGTTTGCCGTTGGCTCGAACTTTTTTATGGAGATTGCCAAGCTGCGTGCAGCAAGGGTTTTATGGGGCAAGGTGGCAGAAGTATATGGAGCTGAGAGAGACAGTAAAAAAATGGTCATTGCAGCAGAAACGTCCTCATTTACTAAGTCAGCTTATGATTCTTATGTGAATATGCTGAGAGCGGGGAATGAAGCGTTTGCAGCAGTTTTGGGAGGAGTCCAATACCTGCACGTCAGTCCGTATAATGAACCGGAAGGAGCACCTTCTCCTTTTTCAGACCGAATTGCCCGAAACACCCAGCTTATTCTAATGGAAGAGGCGCATCTGCTGAAGGTCTCTGACCCGTCGGGCGGGTCCTGGTATGTGGAGCATCTGACGAATGAACTGATTGATAAAGCCTGGGAACTTTTCCTTGAGATAGAAGAGCTTGGAGGAATGGCTGAAGCTCTCCAGACAGGGTGGGTTCAGAGTCAGATTTCTCAAGTTCTTGAAAAGAAGCAAAAAGATGTTCATACAAGAAAACAAAGTATCATCGGAACAAATATTTATGCTAGCCCTGATGAAAAGCCGCTTCAAACAGAAGCTGAAACCATTGAAAACAGCAAGAATGTTATCAAGCCAATCCCGCAGGTTCGGCTTTCAGAGTCATTCGAAGGTTTGCGGAGTTTATCGGAAAGATTACAGGAAAAGGGGATACGTCCTCAAGCAGGACTAATCTGTCTGGGAGAATTGAAGAATCATAAGGCCCGTGCTGATTTTATTGCAGGCTTCCTGGCACCCGGAGGGGTTAATGCAGTCAGAAGCGGTTCTGTAGAGAACCCGGAAGATGCTAAAGCATTTATCCAAGAAACAAATTGCAGGCATTATTTTATTTGCGGATCAAACGACCAATATGAAAGCATGGCTGTTCCTTTAATTAAACAACTGAAAGAAGATTTTCCGTCAGCTGCAATCTATTTAGCCGGCCTTCCTGAAGAGAGAAAAAGGGATGAATATAAAGATGCTGGAATCAGCGGATACATTCACGTGAAAAGCGATTGCTATGAAACTCTCTTAACTATGCTAAACGAGATGGAGGTGGCAAACAATGGCCGATAA
- the yqiS gene encoding phosphate butyryltransferase: MTLDSLLTKATQYGEKTVAVAAAEDEEVLEAVAEAIKLNLASFLLFGDEKEIRKILNEKHSEAAESPKVEIIHTESAAHAAELSVRAVKEQKANVLMKGNIPTAGILKAVLNKEFGLRTGNVLSHVAVFEVPGFEKFTIVTDAAMNIAPDLNQKAQILKNAVHIAKSIGIEKPLAAPIAAIEAVNPAMQATLDAAALTLMNQRGQIKDCIVDGPLALDNAISFEAAEHKGIKSKVAGQADILLVPTIEVGNALYKSLVYFAKAKVGAVIAGAKAPIVLTSRADSAESKVYSLALAICSAK; this comes from the coding sequence ATGACATTGGATTCGCTTCTAACGAAAGCAACCCAATATGGTGAGAAAACGGTAGCCGTAGCTGCAGCGGAAGATGAAGAAGTTCTGGAAGCAGTTGCTGAAGCAATTAAGCTGAACTTAGCAAGCTTTTTATTGTTCGGGGATGAAAAGGAAATCCGCAAAATTCTGAACGAGAAGCATAGCGAAGCAGCTGAAAGCCCTAAAGTTGAAATCATTCATACAGAATCGGCTGCGCATGCAGCTGAATTGTCAGTAAGGGCTGTGAAAGAGCAGAAAGCCAATGTGCTGATGAAGGGGAATATCCCGACGGCAGGCATCTTAAAGGCTGTCTTAAATAAAGAATTTGGTTTAAGAACAGGAAATGTTTTATCACATGTGGCTGTTTTCGAGGTTCCAGGCTTTGAAAAGTTTACGATCGTAACGGATGCAGCTATGAATATTGCACCTGATCTTAATCAAAAAGCACAAATCCTGAAAAATGCAGTTCATATTGCAAAAAGCATTGGGATTGAAAAACCTCTCGCAGCTCCAATTGCTGCAATAGAGGCAGTTAACCCTGCTATGCAGGCAACTTTGGATGCTGCAGCATTAACTCTTATGAACCAAAGAGGGCAGATTAAAGATTGTATAGTCGATGGTCCTCTGGCTTTGGACAATGCCATTTCTTTTGAAGCAGCTGAACATAAGGGAATCAAAAGCAAAGTTGCCGGACAGGCAGATATTTTATTGGTGCCGACTATAGAAGTTGGGAATGCTTTATATAAATCACTTGTCTACTTTGCGAAAGCAAAAGTAGGAGCCGTTATCGCAGGGGCCAAAGCGCCAATCGTTCTTACTTCAAGGGCGGATTCGGCAGAAAGCAAGGTTTATTCATTGGCATTAGCGATATGCTCAGCAAAGTAA
- a CDS encoding alpha-ketoacid dehydrogenase subunit beta, with product MAVISYIDAVTMAIREEMERDPKVFVLGEDVGKKGGVFKATQGLYDKFGEDRVIDTPLAESAIAGVGIGAAMYGMRPIAEMQFADFIMPAVNQIISEAARIRYRSNNDWSCPIVVRAPYGGGVHGALYHSQSVEAVFANQPGLKIVMPSTPYDVKGLLKAAIRDEDPVLFFEHKRAYRLIKGEVPDDDYVLPIGKADVKREGEDITVITYGLCVHFALQAAERLAKDGISAHILDLRTVYPLDKEAIIEAASKTGKVLLLTEDNKEGSIMGEVAAIIAENCLFELDAPIKRLAGPDVPAMPYAPTMEKYFMVNPDKVEKAMRELAEF from the coding sequence ATGGCTGTAATTTCTTATATCGATGCGGTGACTATGGCAATCCGCGAGGAAATGGAAAGAGATCCAAAGGTATTTGTTTTAGGTGAAGACGTAGGTAAAAAAGGTGGCGTATTTAAAGCGACACAAGGACTATATGACAAATTTGGGGAAGACCGCGTAATTGATACTCCGCTTGCTGAATCAGCGATTGCAGGGGTTGGAATCGGTGCAGCAATGTATGGAATGCGTCCAATTGCAGAAATGCAATTTGCCGACTTCATTATGCCGGCTGTTAACCAGATTATTTCAGAAGCGGCACGCATCCGCTATCGTTCAAATAATGACTGGAGCTGTCCGATTGTAGTACGTGCACCATATGGCGGCGGTGTTCATGGAGCACTTTATCATTCCCAGTCTGTCGAAGCTGTATTTGCTAATCAGCCGGGACTTAAGATTGTTATGCCTTCTACCCCTTATGATGTTAAGGGTTTATTGAAAGCAGCAATCCGTGATGAGGATCCGGTGCTGTTTTTTGAACATAAGCGTGCATATCGCCTGATTAAAGGTGAGGTTCCTGATGATGATTATGTGCTGCCAATCGGAAAAGCGGATGTAAAACGCGAAGGTGAAGATATCACGGTCATCACTTATGGCCTATGCGTCCATTTTGCTCTTCAGGCTGCTGAAAGACTTGCTAAAGACGGCATTTCAGCGCACATCCTGGATTTAAGAACGGTTTATCCGTTAGATAAGGAAGCAATTATTGAAGCTGCATCTAAAACAGGAAAAGTACTACTTCTTACTGAGGATAATAAAGAAGGAAGTATCATGGGCGAAGTAGCTGCCATTATTGCAGAGAACTGCCTGTTTGAGCTGGATGCACCTATCAAACGCCTTGCCGGCCCTGATGTACCGGCGATGCCTTATGCTCCGACTATGGAAAAATACTTTATGGTCAACCCTGATAAAGTAGAAAAAGCAATGCGTGAATTGGCTGAATTTTAA
- a CDS encoding thiamine pyrophosphate-dependent dehydrogenase E1 component subunit alpha — protein MAENRHKDLGLSDEKVLEIYETMLLARRLDERMWLLNRAGKIPFVISCQGQEAAQVGAAFALDREKDYVLPYYRDMGVVLTFGMTARELMLSGFAKAEDPNSGGRQMPGHFGQKKNRIVTGSSPVTTQVPHAVGVALAGKLEGKDLVTFVTFGEGSSNQGDFHEGANFAGVHKLPVIFMCENNKYAISVPIEKQLACENVSDRAIGYGMPGITVDGNDPLEVYKAVKEAADRGRRGEGPTLVETVSYRLTPHSSDDDDRSYRAPDEVAEAKTKDPIITFGAYLKENGVMDDAIEKEINDRVMKLVNEATDYAENAPYAEAESALKHVYAEQ, from the coding sequence ATGGCTGAAAACCGTCATAAAGATTTAGGTTTAAGTGATGAGAAAGTTCTTGAAATATATGAGACGATGCTATTAGCCCGCCGTCTTGATGAGCGCATGTGGCTTTTGAACCGTGCTGGGAAAATTCCGTTCGTTATTTCATGCCAGGGGCAGGAAGCTGCACAGGTAGGTGCCGCGTTTGCTCTTGATCGCGAGAAGGACTATGTTCTTCCATATTATCGTGACATGGGTGTTGTTCTGACATTTGGCATGACCGCAAGGGAATTAATGCTGTCAGGGTTTGCTAAAGCTGAGGATCCAAACTCAGGCGGACGCCAAATGCCTGGACACTTCGGCCAAAAGAAAAACCGGATCGTGACAGGATCTTCTCCTGTTACTACACAGGTGCCCCATGCTGTTGGTGTAGCTCTCGCCGGAAAGCTTGAAGGAAAGGACCTGGTAACTTTTGTAACATTTGGTGAAGGTTCTTCAAACCAGGGAGATTTCCATGAAGGTGCGAACTTTGCAGGTGTTCATAAGCTTCCTGTAATCTTTATGTGTGAAAATAATAAATATGCAATCTCTGTTCCGATTGAAAAGCAGCTTGCTTGCGAAAATGTGTCTGACAGAGCTATTGGCTATGGTATGCCAGGTATAACAGTTGACGGAAACGATCCGCTTGAAGTTTATAAAGCTGTGAAAGAAGCAGCAGACAGAGGCCGCCGCGGAGAAGGTCCGACATTAGTCGAAACCGTTTCATACCGTTTAACACCACACTCATCTGATGATGATGACCGAAGCTACCGTGCTCCTGATGAAGTGGCTGAAGCAAAAACAAAAGATCCGATTATTACTTTTGGCGCCTACCTGAAAGAAAATGGCGTTATGGACGATGCGATTGAAAAGGAAATCAATGACCGGGTTATGAAACTGGTAAACGAAGCAACTGATTATGCTGAAAATGCTCCATATGCAGAAGCGGAATCTGCTTTAAAGCATGTATATGCTGAACAGTAA
- the lpdA gene encoding dihydrolipoyl dehydrogenase — protein MAQEYDLVILGGGTGGYVAAIRASQLGLKTAIVEKGKLGGTCLHKGCIPSKALLRSAEVFATAKHSEDFGVMTSDVSINFGKVQERKNKIVDQLHKGVQHLMKQGKIDVFEGTGRILGPSIFSPMPGTISVEMNNGDENEMLIPKNVIVATGSRPRTLPGLDIDGQLVMTSDEALALEEVPSSIIIVGGGVIGIEWASMLSDFGADVTVIEYADRIIPTEDKEISKEMQRLMKKKGVKIVTGAKVLPETLQKGEGVTISAEVKGSQKEFSAEKLLVSVGRQANTEGIGIENTDIQIEKGFIAANEYFQTKESHIYAIGDVIGGLQLAHVASHEGIVAVEHIAGQNPSSIDYSLVSKCIYSSPEAASVGLTEDEAKEKGHDVKTGKFSFRAIGKALVFGESDGFVKIVADKDTDDILGVHMIGPHVTDMISEAGLARVLDATPWEVAHTIHPHPTLSEAIGEAALAVDGKAIHG, from the coding sequence TTGGCACAGGAATATGATTTGGTGATTTTAGGCGGAGGCACAGGCGGTTATGTAGCAGCCATCCGTGCTTCACAGCTTGGTTTAAAAACGGCAATCGTTGAAAAAGGAAAACTTGGAGGGACTTGCCTTCATAAAGGCTGCATACCAAGCAAGGCGTTATTAAGAAGTGCTGAAGTGTTTGCAACTGCAAAGCACAGTGAAGATTTTGGCGTAATGACAAGCGACGTATCAATCAATTTTGGTAAGGTACAGGAACGAAAAAACAAAATCGTTGATCAGCTTCATAAAGGTGTTCAGCACTTGATGAAGCAAGGAAAGATTGATGTTTTTGAAGGAACAGGCCGCATTCTTGGACCTTCTATTTTCTCTCCAATGCCAGGGACAATTTCTGTTGAAATGAACAATGGGGACGAAAATGAAATGCTGATCCCTAAAAATGTTATTGTAGCAACTGGATCTCGCCCCCGCACCCTGCCGGGACTGGACATTGACGGACAACTTGTCATGACTTCGGATGAGGCTTTAGCTTTGGAAGAAGTCCCAAGCTCCATTATCATTGTTGGCGGTGGAGTCATCGGCATCGAATGGGCATCCATGTTATCAGACTTTGGTGCTGATGTAACAGTAATTGAATATGCAGACCGTATTATTCCTACAGAAGACAAAGAAATATCAAAAGAAATGCAGCGCCTTATGAAGAAAAAAGGAGTCAAAATTGTTACTGGAGCAAAGGTTCTTCCTGAAACCCTCCAGAAAGGTGAAGGAGTAACTATTTCAGCTGAAGTGAAAGGTTCCCAAAAGGAATTTTCCGCTGAGAAATTGCTTGTTTCTGTGGGCCGTCAGGCAAATACAGAAGGCATTGGCATTGAAAATACGGATATTCAAATTGAAAAGGGATTTATTGCCGCAAATGAATACTTCCAGACAAAGGAATCTCATATCTATGCGATTGGCGATGTCATTGGCGGACTTCAGCTGGCACATGTTGCTTCTCATGAGGGAATTGTTGCAGTGGAGCACATTGCAGGCCAGAATCCTTCTTCAATTGACTACAGCCTGGTTTCTAAATGCATTTACAGCTCACCGGAAGCAGCAAGTGTAGGATTAACAGAGGATGAAGCAAAGGAAAAAGGCCATGATGTGAAAACTGGCAAATTTTCATTCCGGGCAATCGGAAAGGCACTAGTATTTGGCGAATCCGACGGATTTGTAAAAATTGTGGCAGATAAAGATACCGATGATATTCTTGGTGTCCATATGATCGGCCCGCACGTAACAGATATGATTTCAGAAGCAGGCCTTGCACGTGTTCTTGATGCAACTCCATGGGAAGTAGCACATACTATCCATCCGCATCCGACGTTATCTGAAGCAATCGGTGAAGCTGCCCTTGCTGTAGATGGAAAAGCAATTCACGGATAA
- the buk gene encoding butyrate kinase — MLEQEHRILVINPGSTSTKIGVFDNEISVLEKTLRHDADVINSYESIIDQYEFRKQTILETLDHEGINISKLSAVCGRGGLLRPIEGGTYSVNDAMLGDLRAGFAGQHASNLGGILAYEIASGLNIQSFIVDPVVVDELDSIARISGFSMIERKSIFHALNQKAVARRVAKELGKKYEELNLIVTHMGGGITVGAHKKGRVVDVNNGLHGDGPFSPERAGTVPAGDLVGLCYSGSFYREEVMKKLVGQGGLVGYLGTNDAVKVEKMIENGDEKAKLVYSAMAYQVAKEIGAASAVLGGKVDAIILTGGLAYGKGFVKEISERISWIADVIVQPGENELQALAEGALRVLRGEETEKEYPGKTAGKAALK; from the coding sequence GTGCTAGAACAAGAACATCGAATTCTCGTCATCAATCCGGGATCCACTTCAACTAAGATTGGAGTTTTCGATAATGAGATCTCTGTCCTGGAGAAGACATTACGCCATGATGCAGATGTCATTAATTCTTATGAAAGTATTATCGATCAGTATGAATTCCGCAAGCAGACCATTTTAGAGACGCTGGATCATGAAGGAATCAATATTTCCAAATTAAGTGCAGTGTGCGGCCGCGGCGGGCTGCTTCGCCCAATTGAAGGAGGCACATATTCTGTTAATGATGCAATGCTTGGGGATCTTCGTGCAGGTTTTGCTGGTCAGCATGCTTCTAACCTTGGCGGAATCCTGGCATATGAGATTGCTTCGGGTTTAAATATTCAATCCTTCATTGTTGATCCGGTTGTGGTTGATGAACTGGACTCAATTGCCCGTATTTCAGGCTTTTCAATGATTGAAAGAAAAAGTATTTTCCATGCTTTGAATCAGAAAGCTGTTGCCAGGAGAGTGGCCAAGGAGCTCGGCAAAAAGTATGAGGAGCTTAACCTGATCGTTACACATATGGGCGGAGGAATTACTGTTGGCGCTCATAAAAAAGGCAGAGTAGTGGATGTTAATAACGGACTTCATGGAGATGGGCCGTTCAGTCCGGAACGGGCAGGTACAGTACCTGCCGGTGATTTGGTGGGACTTTGCTACTCCGGAAGCTTTTATCGTGAAGAAGTAATGAAGAAACTTGTTGGACAAGGCGGTCTCGTTGGTTACCTGGGAACAAATGATGCAGTAAAGGTTGAAAAGATGATTGAAAACGGAGATGAGAAAGCAAAGCTTGTCTACTCCGCAATGGCTTATCAGGTGGCTAAGGAGATTGGGGCTGCCAGTGCAGTGCTTGGCGGAAAGGTTGATGCAATTATCCTTACGGGTGGTCTTGCCTATGGCAAGGGCTTTGTAAAAGAAATCAGTGAGCGGATTAGCTGGATAGCAGATGTCATCGTCCAGCCTGGTGAAAATGAGCTTCAGGCATTGGCGGAAGGTGCACTTCGCGTCCTGCGCGGTGAAGAGACTGAAAAAGAATATCCTGGAAAAACAGCTGGGAAAGCAGCATTGAAATAG
- the bcd gene encoding branched-chain amino acid dehydrogenase, with protein MEIFKYLETYDYEQVVFCQDKQSGLKAIIAIHDTTLGPALGGTRMWTYESEEAAIEDALRLARGMTYKNAAAGLNLGGGKTVIIGDPRKDKNEEMFRAFGRYIQGLNGRYITAEDVGTTVADMDLIHEETDYVTGISPAFGSSGNPSPVTAYGVYRGMKAAAKAAFGTDSLEGKTIAVQGVGNVAFNLCRHLHEEGAQLIVTDINKEAVQRAVEEFGAKAVEPNEIYGVECDIYAPCALGATVNDDTIPQLKAKVIAGAANNQLKETRHGDLIHEMGIVYAPDYVINAGGVINVADELYGYNRERAMKKVETVYNNIEKVIDIAKRDGIPTYKAADRMVEERIERMRNSRGQFLQNGHHILSRR; from the coding sequence ATGGAAATCTTCAAATACTTAGAAACTTACGATTACGAACAAGTGGTGTTTTGCCAGGATAAACAATCAGGCTTAAAAGCTATTATTGCTATTCATGACACTACTTTAGGTCCTGCACTTGGCGGAACACGCATGTGGACTTATGAATCTGAAGAGGCTGCTATTGAGGATGCATTGCGCCTTGCACGCGGCATGACTTATAAGAATGCAGCAGCAGGCTTAAACCTTGGGGGCGGTAAAACAGTTATTATCGGCGATCCGCGCAAAGACAAAAACGAAGAGATGTTCCGTGCTTTCGGACGTTATATCCAAGGATTAAATGGACGTTACATTACTGCAGAGGACGTAGGCACTACTGTAGCTGATATGGATCTGATCCATGAGGAAACAGATTATGTAACAGGTATTTCACCTGCCTTCGGTTCTTCAGGCAACCCTTCACCAGTTACAGCTTATGGCGTATACAGAGGAATGAAGGCAGCAGCAAAGGCTGCATTCGGAACTGACTCTTTAGAAGGCAAAACAATTGCCGTTCAGGGTGTTGGAAACGTTGCGTTCAATCTTTGCCGCCATCTGCATGAAGAAGGTGCACAGCTAATTGTAACAGATATTAATAAAGAAGCAGTTCAGCGTGCAGTTGAAGAGTTCGGTGCTAAAGCAGTTGAACCAAATGAAATTTATGGCGTTGAATGTGATATTTATGCACCATGTGCGTTAGGTGCAACGGTTAATGATGATACAATTCCGCAGCTGAAAGCAAAAGTAATTGCTGGAGCTGCCAACAATCAGCTTAAAGAAACCCGCCATGGTGATTTAATCCATGAAATGGGCATTGTTTATGCACCTGATTATGTAATTAATGCAGGCGGAGTTATCAATGTTGCAGATGAGCTGTACGGATACAACCGTGAACGTGCAATGAAGAAAGTTGAAACTGTATACAATAATATTGAAAAAGTTATTGATATTGCTAAAAGGGATGGAATTCCGACATATAAAGCGGCTGACCGCATGGTTGAGGAAAGAATTGAAAGAATGCGTAATTCACGCGGACAATTCCTCCAAAACGGCCATCATATCCTCAGCCGCAGATAG
- a CDS encoding dihydrolipoamide acetyltransferase family protein — MAIEQIKMPQLGESVTEGTISKWLVSVGDKVNKYDPLAEVMTDKVNAEVPSSFSGVIKELIAEEGETYEVGQVILTIETEGGSEAAQDAPAETKAEEKTPAASSASAPSAPAAPVKAADAPKGVRYSPAVLKLSQEHGIDLNQVAGTGGGGRITRKDLMKIIESGDIPTAAAAAAAPEKTEAPAPAPAASQPAASKQAATAPNVPVMPGDVEIPVTGVRKAIAANMLRSKHEAPHAWTMMEVDVTNLVEYRNSIKGEFKQKEGFNLTFFAFFVKAVAQALKEFPQINSMWAGDKIIQKKDINISIAVATDDALFVPVIKAADEKTIKGIGREINDLALKVRTGKLTSAEMQGGTFTVNNTGSFGSVQSMGIINYPQAAILQVESIVKRPVVMNNGMIAVRDMVNLCMSLDHRVLDGLVCGRFLQRVKEILENTSKENTSIY; from the coding sequence GTGGCTATTGAACAAATAAAAATGCCCCAGCTTGGGGAAAGTGTTACAGAAGGGACTATCAGCAAATGGCTGGTTTCCGTTGGAGATAAAGTAAATAAGTATGACCCGCTTGCTGAAGTAATGACTGACAAAGTAAACGCAGAGGTACCGTCCTCTTTCTCTGGTGTAATCAAAGAATTGATCGCAGAAGAAGGCGAAACGTATGAAGTAGGCCAGGTGATTTTGACTATTGAAACTGAAGGCGGCAGTGAAGCTGCTCAGGATGCTCCAGCAGAGACGAAAGCAGAGGAAAAGACTCCTGCTGCATCTTCAGCCTCGGCGCCTTCTGCACCCGCGGCACCTGTTAAAGCAGCAGATGCCCCAAAAGGAGTCCGCTATTCACCAGCAGTTTTAAAGCTTTCTCAAGAGCATGGCATCGACTTGAACCAAGTAGCGGGTACAGGCGGCGGCGGACGCATCACCCGTAAAGATCTAATGAAAATCATTGAGTCTGGAGATATTCCGACAGCAGCAGCAGCTGCTGCCGCACCGGAAAAGACAGAAGCGCCAGCACCGGCTCCAGCAGCTTCCCAGCCAGCAGCATCCAAACAGGCAGCGACAGCACCTAATGTACCGGTAATGCCAGGTGATGTTGAAATCCCTGTTACCGGAGTGCGAAAGGCGATTGCTGCCAATATGCTCCGCAGCAAACATGAAGCACCTCATGCCTGGACAATGATGGAAGTGGATGTTACAAATCTTGTTGAATACCGCAACAGCATTAAAGGGGAGTTTAAGCAAAAAGAGGGCTTTAACCTTACATTCTTTGCTTTCTTCGTAAAAGCAGTTGCACAGGCCCTTAAGGAATTTCCGCAGATTAATTCCATGTGGGCAGGAGATAAGATCATCCAGAAGAAGGATATCAATATTTCCATTGCAGTAGCAACAGATGACGCGTTATTCGTTCCGGTCATCAAAGCGGCTGATGAAAAGACGATTAAAGGTATTGGCCGTGAAATTAATGATCTTGCCTTAAAGGTGCGTACAGGAAAACTGACATCTGCTGAAATGCAGGGTGGAACTTTCACTGTGAATAATACCGGATCATTTGGTTCCGTACAGTCTATGGGCATTATCAATTATCCGCAGGCTGCAATTCTTCAGGTTGAATCAATTGTGAAACGTCCTGTTGTCATGAACAATGGCATGATTGCTGTCCGTGATATGGTTAACCTTTGCATGTCACTTGATCACCGTGTGCTTGACGGCCTGGTATGCGGACGCTTCCTGCAGCGCGTAAAGGAAATACTGGAGAACACATCTAAAGAAAATACATCTATTTATTAA